The following are encoded in a window of Chitinophagaceae bacterium genomic DNA:
- the murG gene encoding undecaprenyldiphospho-muramoylpentapeptide beta-N-acetylglucosaminyltransferase: MNDDKNQKVAKVPPLGGGGGKIIIAGGGTGGHIFPAIAIANAILKQEPKTEILFAGAKGKMEMEKVPQAGFKIEGLDIAGFNRSSLIKNIGLPFKLVKSFIQVRRIFKKFRPTAVIGVGGYSSFPVLRFAQAQGIASFIHESNSFAGKSNIMLGKKATRVFVASDGMERFFPANKIQVTGNPVRSAISKAAVTREEGIRFFGLDPVKKTVLSIGGSLGAKSINEALDKDLDAFEKNGLQLIWQTGKPYAAKARERAAGRKNIWAGDFINQMEYAYAAADLVISRSGAMAIAELCVMRKAVIFVPFPYAAEDHQTVNAQSLVNKNAGIMIKDSEALERLVPAVTALAMDEREQQELKSNIGKLGITNADEIIAAEILKRI; encoded by the coding sequence ATGAATGATGATAAAAACCAAAAAGTTGCAAAAGTTCCCCCTTTAGGGGGCGGAGGGGGCAAGATAATCATAGCAGGAGGCGGAACGGGTGGACACATTTTCCCGGCAATTGCCATTGCAAATGCCATTTTAAAACAGGAACCGAAAACGGAAATATTATTTGCAGGTGCCAAGGGGAAAATGGAAATGGAAAAAGTACCACAGGCAGGTTTTAAGATTGAAGGATTGGATATAGCCGGTTTTAACAGGAGTTCTTTGATAAAGAATATCGGTTTACCGTTTAAACTGGTCAAAAGTTTTATACAGGTAAGACGCATATTTAAAAAATTCCGGCCAACAGCCGTAATTGGTGTTGGCGGGTATTCCAGTTTCCCGGTGCTGCGGTTTGCACAGGCGCAGGGAATTGCCTCATTCATTCACGAGAGTAATTCTTTTGCCGGCAAAAGCAATATCATGCTGGGTAAAAAAGCAACCCGGGTTTTTGTGGCCAGCGATGGGATGGAAAGATTTTTCCCGGCAAACAAGATCCAGGTTACCGGTAACCCGGTAAGATCGGCTATTTCAAAGGCGGCAGTGACCCGGGAAGAGGGGATAAGATTTTTCGGGCTTGACCCGGTGAAAAAAACAGTGCTTTCGATCGGCGGGAGCCTGGGTGCAAAAAGCATCAATGAAGCATTGGATAAGGACCTGGACGCATTTGAAAAGAACGGCCTGCAGTTGATATGGCAAACAGGTAAACCTTATGCGGCAAAGGCCAGAGAAAGGGCAGCCGGCAGGAAGAATATCTGGGCCGGTGATTTCATCAACCAGATGGAATATGCCTATGCTGCTGCCGACCTGGTGATAAGCCGGAGTGGCGCCATGGCCATTGCTGAATTATGTGTGATGAGAAAGGCCGTGATATTCGTTCCGTTTCCATACGCAGCAGAAGATCACCAGACCGTGAATGCACAAAGTTTAGTTAATAAAAATGCCGGCATAATGATAAAAGACAGTGAGGCGTTAGAACGGTTGGTTCCGGCGGTAACCGCTTTAGCGATGGATGAACGTGAACAGCAGGAATTGAAGAGCAATATAGGAAAACTGGGTATCACCAATGCCGATGAGATAATTGCTGCAGAAATTTTGAAACGGATTTAA
- a CDS encoding FtsW/RodA/SpoVE family cell cycle protein codes for MGGNLVNKTKGDRVIWGIVIILTLVSLLVVYSSTGSLAYKYSKSTESYLFKQFGFIILGVLIIYFAHRVNYTIYSRVASVLFVASVFLLIYTYFFGVKLNEGTRWIKLPVINMTFQTSDMAKLALFMYLSRQLSRKQNVIKDFKKGFLPIIIPVGIICLLIAPSNLSTSLLIAGTSIMLMFIGRVRTKHLLVTIGITLIPVVILFSVAVSTYDKKEQRAKDLPAVFTVGRVPTWIGRIQTFMYSKKEDVNEKQYQINQAKIAIATGSWNGVGPGNSKARNFLPHSYSDFIFAIILEEYGFLGGTFIVFIYLLFLYRCIRLYRKCPYAFGAFLALALSFMLVIQAIANMGVNVNIFPNTGVTLPLISMGGSSFLFTCLSIGIILSVARNVEQLEGKEATSAP; via the coding sequence ATGGGTGGCAATTTGGTTAACAAGACCAAAGGAGACCGTGTTATATGGGGTATTGTGATCATCCTCACACTGGTGAGTCTCCTGGTCGTGTACAGCAGTACCGGTTCATTGGCCTATAAATACAGTAAGAGTACCGAAAGCTACCTGTTCAAGCAGTTTGGCTTTATCATTCTGGGCGTACTCATTATTTATTTTGCACACCGGGTGAATTATACCATCTACTCACGGGTCGCATCTGTACTGTTCGTGGCTTCCGTATTCTTACTGATCTATACATATTTCTTCGGTGTAAAACTGAATGAAGGAACCCGGTGGATCAAACTCCCGGTGATCAATATGACCTTCCAGACATCTGATATGGCAAAACTTGCCCTGTTCATGTACCTGAGCAGGCAGTTGAGCCGAAAACAGAATGTGATCAAGGATTTTAAAAAGGGGTTTCTGCCCATCATCATACCGGTAGGCATCATTTGCCTGCTGATCGCCCCCTCCAATCTTTCAACATCCCTGCTGATCGCCGGTACCAGTATCATGCTGATGTTCATTGGCAGGGTGCGTACAAAACACCTTTTGGTAACGATCGGTATTACACTGATACCCGTTGTTATTTTATTCTCGGTTGCGGTAAGTACCTACGATAAAAAAGAACAACGGGCTAAAGACCTTCCGGCTGTTTTCACAGTAGGCCGTGTACCAACATGGATCGGCCGTATCCAGACTTTTATGTACAGCAAGAAGGAAGACGTGAATGAAAAGCAATACCAGATAAACCAGGCAAAGATCGCCATAGCTACCGGAAGCTGGAATGGGGTAGGACCCGGTAACAGCAAAGCCCGCAATTTTTTACCGCATTCGTACAGCGATTTCATTTTTGCCATCATACTGGAAGAGTATGGTTTCCTGGGAGGCACATTCATTGTGTTTATTTACCTGTTGTTCCTGTACCGTTGTATCAGGCTTTACCGTAAGTGCCCCTATGCATTCGGCGCTTTCCTGGCGCTGGCGCTGAGTTTTATGCTGGTGATACAGGCAATAGCCAACATGGGTGTTAACGTGAATATTTTTCCGAATACGGGTGTTACGTTGCCGCTGATAAGTATGGGAGGAAGCAGTTTTTTATTCACCTGTTTATCCATCGGTATCATTTTAAGTGTGGCAAGAAACGTGGAGCAGTTAGAGGGAAAAGAAGCCACCTCCGCCCCCTAA
- a CDS encoding phospho-N-acetylmuramoyl-pentapeptide-transferase, whose protein sequence is MLYHLFDWLKSEGYRFIGSELYRFLSIRVMLAMILSLVITTVYGKKLIRYLQRKQLGESVRDLGLAGEQQKKGTPTMGGIIILLAILIPTILLANLDKVYIRLMILCTVWLGTIGFIDDYLKIRAKRIAQAKGIPYKKSDSDGLAGRFKIFGQVMLGIIVGATLYFTPSVVVEREIYNPNVQYVKDSVLRRGEQLMSDSFHIINIDGREHIFAIVKTPITTIPFVKNHEFNYTKLLPKSWEKYAYILYIIIVIFIVTAVSNGANITDGLDGLATGVSAVVGIALGIFAYVSGNIKFAEYLNIMYIPNLGELSIFIAAFVGACIGFLWYNAYPAQVFMGDTGSLALGGIIAALAIIVRKELLIPFFCFVFLVENLSVMIQVGYFKYTKRKYGEGRRVFLMSPLHHHYQKLGYHESKIAVRFWIVTILSVLMAIVTLKLR, encoded by the coding sequence ATGTTGTATCACTTATTTGACTGGCTGAAATCCGAAGGGTACCGCTTCATTGGAAGTGAACTCTACCGGTTCCTTAGTATCCGGGTGATGCTGGCCATGATATTAAGTCTCGTGATCACAACCGTGTATGGTAAAAAGCTGATCCGGTACCTGCAAAGAAAACAGCTGGGCGAATCCGTAAGAGACCTTGGCCTGGCAGGTGAACAGCAGAAGAAAGGAACGCCGACCATGGGTGGTATAATCATCCTGCTGGCGATCCTGATCCCAACCATCCTGCTGGCAAATCTTGATAAAGTGTATATCCGGCTGATGATATTATGTACCGTCTGGTTGGGTACCATTGGTTTCATTGATGACTACCTGAAAATACGTGCCAAACGGATCGCACAGGCAAAAGGGATCCCATACAAAAAGAGTGACAGCGATGGACTGGCAGGACGGTTCAAGATATTCGGCCAGGTGATGCTTGGGATAATCGTAGGGGCTACGCTTTATTTCACACCAAGCGTTGTGGTGGAAAGAGAGATCTACAATCCCAATGTTCAGTATGTAAAGGATTCTGTGTTACGCCGCGGCGAACAGTTGATGAGTGATTCATTCCATATTATCAACATCGATGGCAGGGAGCACATTTTTGCCATTGTAAAAACGCCGATCACCACCATTCCGTTTGTAAAAAATCATGAATTCAATTATACAAAGCTTTTGCCCAAAAGCTGGGAAAAATATGCTTATATCCTTTACATCATCATTGTGATTTTTATTGTAACGGCGGTAAGTAACGGCGCCAATATCACCGATGGACTCGATGGGCTTGCCACAGGGGTGAGTGCCGTGGTAGGCATTGCCCTGGGCATCTTTGCCTATGTTAGCGGCAATATAAAATTTGCCGAGTACCTCAACATCATGTATATCCCCAACCTCGGTGAACTGTCCATCTTCATTGCCGCATTTGTGGGGGCATGTATTGGCTTCTTATGGTATAATGCTTACCCGGCACAGGTGTTCATGGGGGATACCGGAAGCCTGGCATTGGGCGGCATCATCGCCGCACTGGCAATTATCGTACGCAAGGAATTGCTGATACCTTTTTTCTGCTTCGTGTTCCTGGTGGAGAATTTAAGTGTGATGATACAGGTTGGCTATTTCAAATACACGAAGCGAAAGTACGGCGAGGGCAGGCGGGTGTTCTTAATGAGCCCGCTGCATCACCATTACCAGAAACTGGGATACCACGAGAGCAAGATAGCAGTGCGGTTCTGGATCGTAACCATATTAAGTGTGCTGATGGCCATTGTGACGCTGAAGCTGAGATAA
- a CDS encoding UDP-N-acetylmuramoyl-L-alanyl-D-glutamate--2,6-diaminopimelate ligase, which yields MILQDILYKVSIRSATGDTAVEVNSLVIDSRIASTGCCFIALKGTKTDGQVYIDAALEKGAVAIVCESLPGKTAEGITYIQVENAAEAAGYMSHNFYGEPSLKLKLIGVTGTNGKTTIATLLWKLFTALGYKCGLVSTVQNQVGDKVISATHTTPDAVSINALLRQMADAGCAFVFMECSSHAIHQDRITGLQFAGALFTNITHDHLDYHKTFDEYIRVKKSWFDKLPSSAFAISNADDKRGAVMLQNTDAKKYFYSLKTMADFKGKILDNSLEGLHMTVNDKEVYFRLIGEFNAYNLLAVYGAAVCLGEDRDNVLQTLSSLDGAEGRFDYRISRNEKVTGIVDYAHTPDALLNVLATIKKLRRGNEKIITVVGCGGDRDKTKRPVMAEVACEYSDKVIFTSDNPRSEDPLEILKDMETGLNAVTKKKAISIADRREAIKTAVNLAGKEDIVLVAGKGHEKYQDIKGVKYDFDDKKVLNEMFELLEK from the coding sequence TTGATACTGCAAGACATACTATATAAGGTTTCAATCCGCTCTGCAACAGGTGATACGGCTGTAGAGGTGAACAGTCTTGTCATTGATTCACGCATTGCTTCCACCGGTTGTTGCTTCATCGCATTAAAAGGAACAAAGACAGACGGGCAGGTTTATATAGATGCCGCCCTTGAAAAGGGAGCAGTGGCGATCGTTTGTGAATCACTTCCCGGGAAAACGGCAGAAGGGATAACCTACATACAGGTAGAGAATGCTGCAGAGGCTGCCGGTTATATGAGTCATAATTTTTACGGAGAGCCTTCCCTAAAATTAAAATTGATCGGGGTAACAGGTACCAATGGAAAAACAACCATTGCCACCTTGTTGTGGAAACTGTTTACTGCACTGGGGTATAAGTGTGGCCTGGTAAGCACCGTGCAGAACCAGGTTGGTGATAAAGTGATCAGTGCAACACATACAACTCCCGATGCGGTCAGCATTAATGCATTGCTCAGGCAAATGGCAGATGCAGGCTGTGCCTTTGTGTTCATGGAATGCAGCAGTCATGCCATTCACCAGGACCGCATTACCGGTTTGCAGTTTGCAGGCGCCCTGTTCACCAATATCACCCACGACCACCTGGATTATCATAAAACATTTGATGAGTATATCCGGGTAAAGAAATCATGGTTCGATAAACTGCCTTCATCTGCTTTTGCCATCAGCAATGCCGATGATAAAAGAGGGGCTGTGATGCTGCAGAATACGGATGCGAAGAAATATTTCTACAGCCTCAAAACGATGGCTGATTTCAAAGGAAAGATCCTCGACAACAGCCTGGAAGGGCTGCACATGACGGTAAATGATAAAGAAGTGTACTTCCGGCTCATTGGGGAATTCAATGCATATAACCTGCTGGCGGTTTATGGTGCAGCGGTTTGCCTGGGGGAAGATAGGGATAACGTCTTGCAGACCCTAAGCAGCCTGGATGGGGCAGAAGGGAGATTCGATTACCGCATCAGCAGGAATGAGAAGGTCACCGGCATTGTTGACTATGCCCATACCCCCGATGCATTGCTGAACGTACTGGCAACCATAAAAAAACTCCGCCGGGGAAATGAAAAGATCATTACGGTAGTTGGATGTGGCGGCGACCGGGATAAAACAAAACGGCCGGTAATGGCTGAAGTGGCCTGTGAGTACAGCGACAAAGTGATCTTCACATCCGATAATCCACGAAGCGAAGATCCCCTGGAGATCCTGAAGGACATGGAAACAGGACTGAATGCAGTTACAAAAAAAAAAGCCATTTCAATAGCCGACCGCAGGGAGGCTATCAAAACTGCGGTAAACCTGGCCGGTAAAGAAGATATTGTTCTGGTGGCGGGAAAAGGACATGAGAAGTACCAGGATATAAAAGGAGTGAAGTACGATTTTGACGACAAGAAGGTGCTGAATGAAATGTTTGAACTGTTAGAGAAGTAA
- a CDS encoding transpeptidase family protein — MDIKKDILWRVYLCFLGMVLLGAVVVGRSFYIQQVEGEYWRNLGNNLHLKYLPIDAERGTIYSEDGNMLSTSVPVFDVYIDFGAEGLREKNGIRFRDNLDSLSSCLAGLFKDKTPAAYKKLLQLGFKNKERYYGLKKKLSFSEYKELRDFPLVKLGKNKSGFIIEAKDKRINPYVLLANRTIGLSRNNASNVGLEQSYDSLLKGKTGQQLVRYMAGAYMPVDGGELEPENGKDIISTLDTYIQDVTESALMRMMVGNNSLHGTAIVMETATGKIKAIANLGKQNDGTYAEDLNYGIGKATEPGSIFKLATLMSLLEDKYVDIHSIVDCEGGQKNFYGLPIRDSHLGSGVITVKDAFERSSNVAFAKLADQYYHEQPSRFIDHLHKFRLDQMTGVDITASSGKPLIKKAGSKSWSKTTIPFMAHGYEELVTPLHMLMLYNAVADKGKMMKPYLVSSVREYGVEVKTIQPQVLVEKICSDQTLNQVKECLLAVVYGEHGTARKIKDSSYLIAGKTGTAVTAMNNKGYNKGNKIYQASFIGYFPAGQPKYTIAVVIQNSRESRMVYGADVSGTVFKEISDRIYGSYLSTKRYTAVSGTDSTQYNYYGAKNEFGSLFGYLNMPFTDSANTGYWRVLKLRSNTGILNTKPGSGVTGSSIPDVVGMGLKDAVYLLENMGLKVTATGRGKVIDQSLAAGTITNKAQTISLILN, encoded by the coding sequence TTGGATATAAAAAAAGACATACTCTGGAGAGTTTACCTCTGTTTTTTAGGGATGGTATTACTGGGCGCAGTAGTGGTGGGCAGGTCTTTCTATATCCAGCAGGTGGAAGGGGAGTACTGGAGAAATCTGGGTAACAACCTGCACTTAAAATACCTGCCCATTGATGCCGAACGTGGCACCATTTACAGCGAGGATGGGAACATGCTGAGTACATCGGTTCCGGTATTTGATGTTTATATTGATTTTGGAGCAGAAGGTTTACGGGAAAAGAACGGCATCCGGTTCCGGGATAATTTAGACTCACTGAGTAGTTGCCTGGCCGGACTCTTTAAAGACAAAACTCCTGCAGCGTACAAAAAACTATTACAGCTGGGCTTTAAAAACAAGGAACGGTACTATGGTCTTAAGAAAAAACTATCATTCTCTGAATACAAGGAACTCAGGGATTTTCCTTTGGTAAAACTGGGAAAGAACAAAAGCGGCTTCATCATTGAGGCAAAGGATAAACGCATTAATCCCTATGTACTCCTTGCCAACAGGACCATTGGACTTTCCAGGAACAATGCCTCCAATGTAGGGCTGGAGCAGAGTTACGACAGTTTGTTAAAAGGCAAGACCGGCCAGCAACTGGTAAGATATATGGCCGGGGCTTACATGCCGGTGGATGGAGGCGAACTGGAACCCGAAAACGGGAAAGACATCATCTCTACGCTGGATACCTACATCCAGGATGTTACCGAAAGTGCCCTGATGCGGATGATGGTGGGCAACAATTCACTGCATGGAACTGCCATTGTTATGGAAACCGCTACCGGTAAGATAAAGGCGATCGCCAACCTGGGAAAACAGAATGATGGTACGTATGCCGAAGACCTGAATTATGGAATTGGCAAAGCAACCGAACCGGGTTCCATCTTTAAACTGGCAACACTGATGAGCCTGCTGGAGGATAAATATGTAGATATACATTCCATTGTTGATTGCGAAGGCGGGCAGAAGAATTTTTATGGATTGCCGATCAGGGATTCTCACCTGGGTTCAGGTGTCATCACGGTAAAAGATGCATTTGAACGAAGCAGCAATGTGGCATTTGCAAAACTGGCAGATCAGTACTATCACGAACAGCCATCCAGGTTCATAGATCACCTGCACAAATTCAGGTTAGACCAGATGACCGGGGTGGATATAACCGCTTCATCCGGCAAACCCCTCATTAAAAAGGCAGGCAGTAAGAGCTGGAGCAAGACCACGATCCCTTTTATGGCCCATGGCTACGAGGAACTGGTAACACCACTTCATATGCTGATGCTGTATAACGCAGTTGCAGACAAGGGAAAAATGATGAAGCCATACCTGGTGAGTTCGGTCAGGGAGTACGGGGTGGAAGTAAAAACAATTCAGCCACAGGTATTGGTGGAAAAAATATGCAGCGACCAGACACTGAACCAGGTGAAAGAATGTTTACTGGCCGTGGTGTACGGGGAACACGGGACGGCGAGAAAAATAAAAGACAGCAGTTATCTTATTGCCGGCAAGACCGGTACTGCCGTAACTGCGATGAACAACAAGGGATACAACAAAGGGAATAAGATCTACCAGGCATCATTCATTGGATATTTTCCTGCCGGGCAGCCAAAATATACCATTGCCGTAGTGATTCAGAACAGCCGGGAATCAAGAATGGTTTATGGCGCCGATGTTTCCGGAACCGTATTTAAGGAGATAAGCGACCGCATTTACGGAAGTTACCTCAGTACAAAAAGATATACTGCTGTTTCCGGAACCGACAGTACGCAATACAATTATTACGGGGCAAAAAATGAATTCGGTTCCCTCTTTGGTTACCTGAACATGCCATTCACCGACTCTGCAAATACAGGTTACTGGAGGGTTTTAAAGCTACGCAGCAATACCGGCATCTTGAATACAAAACCCGGTTCCGGGGTAACCGGCTCCTCCATTCCGGATGTAGTTGGTATGGGGCTGAAAGATGCTGTGTACCTGTTGGAGAATATGGGACTGAAAGTTACAGCCACCGGCCGGGGAAAAGTGATCGACCAGTCATTGGCTGCCGGAACAATTACGAATAAAGCGCAAACCATTTCATTGATACTGAATTGA
- the rsmH gene encoding 16S rRNA (cytosine(1402)-N(4))-methyltransferase RsmH: MGNADKIPSVDYLTDQSAKYHVPVLLNECMEGLNIKPGGIYVDCTFGGGGHSQAILQKLDATGKLIAFDQDKDASGNLPKDSRVLFIPQNFRHIQRFLRLNKITAVDGILADLGVSSHQFDEAARGFSIRFDAALDMRMDQRQPKTAADVIRDYSEQQLHKMFEQYGEVTNSKTLARTIVEQRSVSPVRTISEFKTAVKSIVKGNPQKYFAQVFQALRIEVNDELGALKEMLQQSVSVLHSGGRIVVITFHSLEDRIVKNFFRQGTFDETGTDDVFGRRAENPLKIITKKPVTASDAELKQNSRSRSAKLRVAEKK; encoded by the coding sequence ATGGGTAATGCTGACAAAATACCATCTGTTGACTACTTGACGGATCAATCTGCCAAATATCACGTTCCTGTCCTGTTGAATGAATGCATGGAGGGATTGAACATTAAACCGGGTGGTATTTATGTGGATTGCACATTTGGCGGTGGCGGGCACAGCCAGGCTATTTTGCAAAAGCTGGATGCAACCGGGAAACTCATTGCCTTTGACCAGGATAAGGATGCATCCGGAAACCTCCCTAAAGACAGCCGGGTATTGTTCATTCCCCAAAACTTCAGGCATATTCAGCGCTTCCTGCGCCTGAATAAAATAACGGCAGTGGATGGTATATTGGCCGACCTGGGCGTTTCCAGCCACCAGTTTGATGAAGCAGCACGTGGGTTTTCGATCCGCTTTGATGCTGCACTGGATATGCGGATGGATCAACGCCAGCCAAAAACAGCCGCAGATGTTATCCGGGATTATTCCGAACAGCAACTGCATAAAATGTTTGAGCAATACGGCGAGGTGACCAATTCAAAAACACTTGCCAGAACGATTGTGGAACAGCGGTCGGTTTCCCCCGTCAGGACCATCAGTGAATTCAAGACGGCGGTGAAATCAATTGTAAAAGGGAATCCACAGAAATACTTTGCCCAGGTATTCCAGGCGTTGCGTATTGAAGTGAATGATGAACTGGGAGCATTGAAAGAAATGCTGCAGCAGTCGGTTTCTGTATTGCACAGCGGGGGCCGCATTGTGGTCATTACATTTCATTCACTGGAAGACCGGATCGTGAAGAATTTCTTCCGGCAGGGAACATTTGATGAAACAGGCACCGATGATGTATTTGGCCGGCGGGCCGAAAACCCCCTTAAGATCATTACCAAAAAACCGGTCACCGCATCGGATGCAGAATTAAAGCAAAACAGCCGTTCACGCAGCGCAAAGCTGCGGGTGGCCGAAAAAAAGTAA
- the mraZ gene encoding division/cell wall cluster transcriptional repressor MraZ — protein MIGFLGEYEATLDAKGRFLLPAGFKKQLPEEASSHFIINRGFEKCLTLYPQQSWEPIFSEISNLNDFDPKVREFRRYFLNGATQLELDSAGRLLLPKNLAEHAGLEKDIVLVSAVNKIEIWDKSKYKQFFETFTPQSFSDLANEVMNRRNDKLNS, from the coding sequence ATGATAGGTTTTCTAGGTGAATATGAGGCAACTTTAGACGCCAAAGGGCGCTTCCTTTTACCGGCGGGCTTTAAAAAGCAGCTACCGGAAGAGGCATCCTCCCATTTCATCATAAACAGGGGCTTTGAAAAGTGCCTGACCCTGTATCCACAACAAAGCTGGGAACCTATTTTTTCCGAGATCAGCAATCTGAATGATTTTGACCCTAAGGTAAGGGAATTCAGACGGTACTTTTTAAACGGGGCAACGCAACTGGAACTGGATTCTGCCGGCAGGTTACTGCTGCCGAAGAACCTTGCCGAACATGCCGGGCTGGAAAAAGACATCGTACTGGTTTCGGCAGTTAACAAAATTGAGATCTGGGATAAAAGTAAGTATAAACAGTTCTTTGAAACTTTTACACCACAATCATTCAGCGACCTTGCTAATGAAGTGATGAACAGGAGGAATGATAAGTTGAATAGTTGA
- a CDS encoding HAMP domain-containing histidine kinase, whose translation MKKIFPIITVLILLSLLGLIFFQILWIQSAKDIKDKQVEDNIVQAIAYASGILTQEKSSLMPAIKKSDLLFPGDKLQMQYFKPSVIKRFSKDEIADIIRMAFNKYHLQHYPFEYNVRVNAINGDMVYSNDFFKYYADTNNLRHVFALEPPSGSNFENLVSEELLSVIVPHQQSLIWKEMIWFILGAVLFTIIITTAFFITIRTLLKQKKLSEIKSDFINNMTHEFKTPLATISLAVDALKNEKVSGNPEKTRYFTGIIKEENKRMNKQVETILQAALLDKQEVQLKLKRMDAHDLIASALNNIQLQVEEKNGRLEVNMEAEKDIILADEVHFTNLINNLLDNAVKYSKENLCIRLSTKNAGNSIKIRIEDNGIGMTKETVNRIFEKFYRAHTGNVHNVKGFGLGLSYVKKMVDAHHGTIKAESVLGKGSSFTITIPLAK comes from the coding sequence ATGAAGAAGATTTTTCCTATTATAACGGTGCTGATCCTGCTTTCGTTGCTGGGACTTATCTTTTTCCAGATATTATGGATACAAAGTGCTAAGGATATCAAGGATAAACAGGTGGAAGACAATATCGTTCAGGCGATCGCCTATGCATCAGGCATACTCACTCAGGAAAAGAGCAGCCTGATGCCTGCCATCAAAAAAAGCGATCTCCTTTTTCCCGGCGATAAACTCCAGATGCAGTATTTCAAACCCTCGGTCATTAAACGGTTTTCAAAGGATGAGATCGCTGATATCATCCGGATGGCATTTAATAAATATCACCTCCAGCACTACCCCTTCGAATATAATGTGCGGGTGAATGCCATTAACGGTGATATGGTTTACAGCAACGATTTCTTTAAATATTATGCCGATACAAACAACCTGCGCCATGTATTTGCACTGGAGCCACCGAGCGGAAGCAATTTTGAGAACCTGGTAAGCGAAGAACTGCTTTCGGTGATCGTACCCCACCAGCAATCACTTATCTGGAAAGAGATGATCTGGTTCATCCTGGGTGCGGTACTTTTCACCATCATCATCACAACCGCTTTCTTCATCACCATTCGGACATTGTTAAAGCAGAAAAAACTCAGCGAGATAAAATCTGATTTTATCAATAACATGACGCATGAGTTCAAGACACCGCTGGCCACCATATCCCTTGCGGTAGATGCCCTGAAAAACGAGAAAGTATCAGGCAACCCGGAAAAGACCAGGTATTTTACGGGCATCATCAAAGAAGAGAATAAGCGGATGAACAAGCAGGTGGAGACCATACTGCAGGCCGCTTTACTGGATAAACAGGAAGTGCAGCTGAAACTGAAAAGAATGGATGCCCATGATCTGATCGCCAGTGCTTTAAACAACATCCAGTTACAGGTGGAAGAAAAAAATGGCAGGCTGGAAGTGAATATGGAAGCTGAAAAAGACATCATACTGGCCGATGAGGTGCATTTTACGAACCTGATAAACAACCTGCTGGACAATGCCGTAAAGTATTCAAAAGAGAATCTCTGCATCAGGCTCAGCACAAAGAATGCAGGAAATTCCATAAAGATAAGGATCGAGGATAACGGGATCGGAATGACCAAAGAAACAGTGAACCGGATATTTGAGAAATTTTACCGGGCGCACACAGGCAATGTGCATAATGTAAAAGGCTTTGGCCTCGGATTGAGCTATGTTAAAAAAATGGTGGATGCACACCACGGAACGATCAAGGCAGAAAGTGTGCTGGGCAAAGGCAGCAGTTTCACGATTACGATCCCGCTTGCCAAATGA
- a CDS encoding YqgE/AlgH family protein, with amino-acid sequence MIEPGPGILLIAEPFLKDPNFIRTVVLLCEHREEGSFGLVLNKQIEQTLDELITDLEGFSFPVYYGGPVQMNTLHFLHQYPDLIPDAVKIGNNIYWGGNFESLTALIKSNSIDASRIKFFVGYSGWGDGQLSGELNEKSWLTVSATKNLVFDIQHDEIWKMSLQQLGGDYGAMINYPIDPQLN; translated from the coding sequence ATGATTGAGCCAGGACCCGGCATATTACTGATAGCAGAACCTTTCTTAAAGGACCCGAATTTCATACGGACGGTCGTATTATTGTGTGAACACCGGGAAGAAGGCAGTTTCGGGCTTGTCTTAAATAAACAAATTGAACAAACCCTGGATGAATTAATAACAGACCTGGAAGGGTTCAGTTTCCCGGTGTATTATGGAGGGCCTGTACAGATGAATACCCTGCATTTTTTACACCAATATCCCGACCTCATCCCGGACGCAGTTAAGATAGGGAACAATATTTACTGGGGCGGGAATTTTGAATCGCTTACCGCCCTCATTAAAAGCAACAGCATAGATGCTTCGAGGATCAAGTTCTTTGTAGGCTATAGTGGCTGGGGCGATGGCCAGCTGTCTGGGGAACTGAATGAGAAAAGCTGGCTTACTGTTTCTGCCACCAAGAACCTGGTCTTTGATATTCAGCATGACGAAATATGGAAAATGAGCCTTCAGCAACTGGGCGGGGATTACGGGGCCATGATCAATTACCCGATCGACCCACAGTTAAACTAA